From Flavipsychrobacter sp., a single genomic window includes:
- the hscA gene encoding Fe-S protein assembly chaperone HscA: MGKVAINIATGSLQKEETIVGIDLGTTNSLIAIVREDTKQPVALRETDGLALVPSIIHFDEHDMPTVGNMAKANLITQPERTIYSAKRLMGKSYKDVSHHSDYFAYKVLDDDTDSLVKVQIGDKFYSPIELSSYILKELKNRAEHILKTPVNKAVITVPAYFNDAQRQATRDAGKLAGLDVLRIVNEPTAASLAYGMGVNPDEEKTIAVYDLGGGTFDISILKITNGIFEVLSTHGDTYLGGDDLDRALVQHWLKALGLKEEELKMHKQLVQEIRVQAEKAKKHLSANDTFEGEIAGEKVTINKEDFNQLIQPLVDRTIDACKSAIKDAGITTGDIDAIVMVGGSTRVPLVKESVANYFGQQVFDELNPDEVVALGAAVQADILAGNNTEMLLLDVTPLSLGLETMGGLMDVLMPRNSKIPNKVGRQYTTHKDGQGSMRISVYQGERDMVKDNRKLAEFNLTGIPGMPAGLPKVEVTFMIDADGILKVSAKELRSGVEQSIDVKPQYGLTDEEVEKMLMDSLTHAKEDVKTRALVEATTEAEQMISTTETFLEKHASILKEEEVTLTKQQLEVLKTAINAQDKDKIQKETEQLNDVTRPFAERVMDVAVKDAMQGKKIL, translated from the coding sequence ATGGGTAAAGTAGCGATAAATATAGCTACCGGCAGTTTGCAGAAAGAAGAAACTATTGTTGGTATAGACTTGGGGACAACCAATAGCCTGATAGCTATTGTAAGAGAAGATACAAAGCAGCCTGTGGCGCTACGTGAAACTGATGGGCTGGCTCTGGTACCAAGTATCATACATTTTGATGAACACGATATGCCTACCGTTGGTAATATGGCGAAAGCAAACTTAATTACTCAACCAGAGCGTACTATCTATTCTGCCAAAAGACTAATGGGTAAGTCGTATAAAGATGTAAGTCACCACTCTGACTATTTCGCCTATAAGGTTTTGGATGATGATACCGACTCTTTGGTAAAAGTACAAATAGGAGATAAATTCTACTCTCCTATTGAGCTATCTTCATATATCCTTAAAGAGCTAAAAAATAGAGCAGAGCATATTTTAAAAACGCCTGTAAACAAGGCTGTTATCACGGTGCCTGCCTACTTTAACGATGCACAGCGACAAGCTACAAGAGATGCGGGCAAGCTGGCAGGACTAGACGTATTACGTATAGTAAATGAACCTACGGCAGCGAGCTTAGCTTATGGTATGGGTGTAAATCCTGATGAGGAGAAAACCATTGCTGTATATGACTTAGGTGGTGGTACTTTTGATATCTCCATACTGAAGATTACTAATGGTATTTTTGAAGTTCTTTCTACGCACGGCGATACTTACTTAGGCGGAGATGACTTAGATCGTGCACTAGTACAACACTGGTTAAAAGCGCTTGGGCTAAAGGAGGAAGAACTTAAAATGCACAAACAACTAGTGCAAGAGATAAGGGTGCAAGCAGAAAAAGCAAAAAAACACCTAAGTGCTAATGATACTTTTGAAGGTGAAATAGCTGGAGAAAAAGTCACCATCAATAAAGAAGATTTTAACCAACTCATACAACCACTTGTAGACAGAACTATAGATGCTTGTAAGAGCGCTATAAAGGACGCAGGTATTACCACAGGTGATATAGACGCTATTGTTATGGTAGGCGGCTCTACAAGAGTACCATTAGTAAAAGAATCGGTAGCCAACTATTTTGGCCAACAAGTTTTTGATGAGTTGAACCCTGATGAAGTTGTAGCACTTGGCGCTGCTGTACAAGCAGACATACTTGCGGGTAATAATACAGAGATGTTATTGCTGGACGTTACGCCACTTAGCTTAGGCCTAGAAACTATGGGAGGCCTGATGGATGTGTTAATGCCTAGAAATTCCAAGATCCCTAACAAGGTTGGGCGACAATATACTACCCACAAAGACGGACAAGGCAGTATGCGCATCTCTGTATATCAAGGGGAGCGTGACATGGTTAAAGACAATAGAAAACTTGCTGAATTTAACCTAACAGGAATACCTGGCATGCCAGCGGGGTTACCTAAAGTAGAAGTAACATTTATGATAGATGCTGATGGTATTCTTAAAGTAAGCGCTAAGGAACTTCGTAGTGGTGTGGAACAAAGCATTGATGTAAAACCCCAATACGGATTGACTGATGAAGAGGTGGAAAAAATGCTAATGGACTCTCTTACTCATGCTAAAGAAGATGTAAAAACAAGAGCACTTGTAGAAGCTACTACCGAAGCAGAACAAATGATAAGCACAACAGAAACTTTCTTAGAGAAGCATGCCAGCATTTTAAAAGAGGAAGAAGTAACACTTACAAAGCAACAACTAGAAGTGTTAAAAACAGCCATCAACGCTCAAGACAAGGATAAAATACAGAAAGAGACAGAGCAGCTAAACGACGTGACCAGACCATTTGCAGAACGAGTAATGGATGTAGCTGTAAAAGATGCGATGCAAGGCAAGAAAATCTTATAA
- a CDS encoding OstA-like protein, with translation MAKREKTRSLAASNSLLLLIIPVHIKKYLLLIVSIFLVMDLSAQESKSDTSKKVDINIVHAEYGEYVETDTNAFNKLVGNVELEQEGNLMYCDSAYLNIETNNVEAFGDVYIKQPDGTEAASDYLKYTGNTRMAYMKGNVSLTDGKDNLWSEEVTYNMKTKVGTYAQGGTLQSGQTTLSSNSGEYNLRTKDARFIEDVMVYDPEYEVVSDEMGYNTESKIVSFFAPSVVTSDKSVLRTTCGTYNTILELANFPCRSSTQSEEQYLEADYIDYDKKKGIGLAQGDVIAIDTTQNITLYCGRADVNEKRKTTLATIKPVLKQNSGDDSLFIRADTFFSAPIPLATDTVTTIIKKGRGKKKKEEVIKTLDSTSIDKSRKRYLTGYHNVLIYSDSLQGKCDSMSYSDEDSAMRLMYEPVLWSRKSQITGDTILLYMDSSELSKMYIPSKAFVISQSGPDKAKLYDQVQGKTLTGYFEKNALKEILVKPNVETIYYSVDESGAYIGVNEATSARMRMRMRMKEQSISSIVFEQEVKQKMTPLQDVDLTKMKLKGFIWLPELRPRSLAELFE, from the coding sequence TTGGCAAAAAGAGAAAAGACTAGGTCTTTAGCAGCATCAAATAGCCTACTACTGTTGATAATACCAGTACATATAAAGAAGTATTTATTACTAATTGTCTCCATTTTTTTGGTGATGGACCTTTCTGCGCAAGAAAGTAAATCAGACACCTCAAAAAAGGTGGATATAAATATCGTACATGCAGAATACGGAGAGTATGTAGAAACAGATACTAATGCCTTCAACAAACTGGTAGGTAATGTAGAGCTGGAGCAAGAGGGGAATTTGATGTATTGTGATAGTGCCTATTTAAACATCGAAACAAATAATGTAGAAGCTTTTGGTGATGTGTATATCAAACAGCCCGATGGCACAGAAGCAGCTAGTGATTACTTGAAATATACAGGTAACACAAGGATGGCTTACATGAAAGGAAATGTAAGTCTTACAGATGGTAAGGATAACTTATGGTCGGAAGAAGTGACCTATAATATGAAGACCAAGGTAGGAACCTACGCGCAAGGCGGTACACTGCAAAGTGGTCAGACTACATTATCCAGCAATAGTGGTGAGTATAACTTAAGAACAAAGGATGCACGTTTTATTGAAGATGTTATGGTCTATGACCCAGAGTATGAAGTAGTGTCGGATGAAATGGGTTACAATACAGAGAGTAAGATAGTAAGCTTTTTTGCACCTTCAGTAGTTACAAGTGATAAGTCAGTATTAAGAACAACCTGTGGTACTTACAATACTATTTTAGAGTTAGCAAATTTCCCATGCCGCTCTTCTACACAAAGTGAAGAACAGTATTTGGAAGCTGACTATATAGATTATGATAAAAAGAAAGGTATAGGTTTAGCACAAGGTGATGTGATCGCAATAGATACTACACAAAACATTACACTTTATTGCGGTAGAGCAGATGTGAATGAAAAAAGAAAAACCACACTTGCCACTATAAAGCCTGTATTGAAACAGAATAGCGGAGATGATAGCCTTTTTATAAGAGCAGATACCTTTTTCTCGGCACCTATTCCCTTAGCTACAGATACCGTTACGACAATTATAAAAAAAGGTAGGGGGAAAAAGAAAAAAGAGGAAGTAATAAAAACACTGGACTCTACGTCTATAGACAAGTCTCGTAAAAGATACCTTACAGGCTATCATAATGTGCTTATCTACTCAGATTCCTTACAGGGTAAGTGTGATAGTATGAGCTATTCGGATGAGGACTCTGCAATGCGCTTAATGTATGAGCCTGTATTATGGTCTAGAAAAAGCCAGATAACAGGTGATACCATTCTGTTGTATATGGACAGTAGTGAGTTGAGTAAAATGTACATTCCTAGTAAGGCGTTTGTTATATCTCAATCAGGCCCAGATAAGGCAAAACTTTATGATCAGGTTCAAGGTAAAACATTGACGGGTTATTTTGAGAAAAATGCGCTTAAGGAAATATTAGTAAAACCTAATGTAGAAACCATTTACTACTCCGTAGACGAAAGTGGTGCATATATAGGTGTTAATGAAGCCACAAGCGCGAGAATGAGGATGAGGATGAGAATGAAAGAGCAGTCCATAAGTAGTATTGTGTTTGAGCAGGAAGTAAAACAAAAGATGACACCACTACAAGATGTTGACCTTACTAAGATGAAACTCAAGGGGTTCATCTGGTTACCTGAATTAAGACCTCGTAGTTTGGCGGAGTTATTTGAATAA
- a CDS encoding MlaD family protein, translated as MKLSKEAKVGLLVSIALVIFFLGFYFLKGADILSGENEYYIYYDQIQGLQRSASVQVKGLKVGRVSNIEYRNGERIKVTIAVSKDVDVPVGTTAELASVDLLNPKVIRLNLGTGTALLEDESELKAVVDAGLIDNLSLELSPLIVEVRHVAASLDTVLIGLSGILNEETANNLSRTTKSLDVGMHNLSQLAEKLNNESENITSIIKNANSITGNIAENNKQITNIIQNAEKTTKQLAGAPIEQTVKDLQKTVKELQSVIAKMNGTEGSLGLLVNDKQLYENLNETLETLNVLMTDLNEHPSRYINVNIFGKKRKD; from the coding sequence ATGAAACTTTCAAAAGAAGCTAAGGTCGGTTTATTGGTATCTATCGCTTTAGTGATCTTCTTTTTAGGATTTTACTTCTTAAAAGGGGCTGACATACTATCCGGTGAAAATGAATATTATATCTATTACGACCAAATACAGGGGTTGCAGCGGTCTGCGTCTGTACAGGTAAAGGGCTTGAAAGTAGGACGTGTTTCTAATATTGAATATAGAAATGGTGAAAGGATAAAGGTAACCATAGCTGTAAGTAAGGATGTGGATGTACCTGTAGGTACTACAGCGGAATTAGCATCTGTAGATCTACTAAACCCCAAGGTGATAAGATTAAACTTAGGAACGGGTACTGCTTTGCTGGAAGATGAATCAGAGTTAAAAGCAGTAGTAGATGCAGGTTTAATAGATAATTTGTCTTTAGAGCTATCTCCTTTAATAGTGGAAGTAAGGCATGTTGCTGCATCATTAGACACAGTATTGATAGGGTTGAGCGGTATCTTGAACGAAGAGACTGCAAATAACCTGTCTCGTACAACAAAGTCATTAGATGTAGGTATGCATAACCTGTCTCAGCTTGCTGAAAAGTTGAATAATGAGAGTGAGAATATTACCTCTATAATCAAGAACGCCAATAGTATTACAGGTAATATAGCAGAGAATAACAAACAGATTACCAACATCATCCAGAATGCAGAAAAAACTACCAAGCAACTGGCAGGTGCACCAATAGAGCAGACAGTAAAGGACTTGCAGAAAACAGTAAAAGAGTTACAGTCTGTTATTGCGAAGATGAATGGTACTGAAGGCTCGCTAGGATTATTGGTAAACGATAAGCAACTATACGAGAACTTGAACGAAACACTAGAGACACTGAATGTCTTAATGACAGATTTGAACGAACATCCTTCTAGATATATTAATGTCAACATCTTTGGCAAAAAGAGAAAAGACTAG
- a CDS encoding aspartate kinase produces MLVYKFGGASIANPERMKALLPIIQEAEKPILVIVSALGKTTNALEEIVNKACKGKKQEAQALVKELEQKHLNYAAEILEGNYLTEAQKAMDVFFTELQWAVDDADANRFDYSYDQIVCIGELLSTRIFGLYLEQEEQGFDWVDVRDVIRTDDTYRDARVDYDYSKKQAENVIAPLIAKGRNVITQGFIGATSDNESITLGREGSDYSAALFAAMLNANSVTIWKDVEGLKNADPKQFSDTVKIEAISYHEVIEMAYYGAQVIHPKTIKPLQNNNIPLYVKCFLDRSLKGSVIRSEVSNLFYPPLIVLKKKQLLLQVTAKDFSFITEDKLSEIYGILHQLNIKVNLMQNQAISFIACIDHKERKLAQLLELLSKNYEVFDNEDVSLLTIRHYTHGMLADLTKGRHILLEQRTKETVQVVMK; encoded by the coding sequence ATGCTTGTTTACAAATTTGGTGGGGCATCAATAGCCAACCCGGAAAGAATGAAGGCATTACTGCCTATCATACAAGAGGCGGAAAAGCCGATCTTGGTGATTGTATCAGCATTGGGTAAAACAACCAATGCATTAGAGGAAATAGTAAACAAGGCATGTAAGGGTAAGAAACAGGAAGCACAGGCATTGGTAAAAGAGCTGGAGCAAAAACATTTGAATTATGCAGCAGAGATATTGGAAGGTAATTATTTGACGGAGGCTCAAAAAGCTATGGATGTGTTCTTTACAGAATTGCAATGGGCAGTAGATGACGCAGATGCTAATAGATTTGACTACTCTTACGATCAGATAGTATGTATAGGAGAGTTGCTTTCTACAAGGATATTTGGATTGTATCTAGAGCAAGAAGAACAAGGTTTTGATTGGGTAGATGTACGAGATGTTATCCGTACTGATGATACTTATAGAGATGCCAGAGTTGATTATGACTATTCGAAGAAGCAAGCAGAAAATGTAATAGCTCCTCTAATAGCAAAGGGCAGAAACGTGATCACGCAAGGTTTTATCGGCGCTACTTCTGATAATGAATCTATTACCTTAGGTAGAGAAGGGTCGGACTATTCTGCTGCACTTTTTGCAGCCATGCTAAATGCCAATAGTGTTACAATATGGAAGGATGTGGAGGGGTTGAAAAATGCAGATCCTAAGCAGTTTTCAGATACGGTTAAGATAGAGGCGATCAGCTATCATGAGGTCATAGAGATGGCTTATTATGGTGCTCAGGTAATACACCCTAAAACAATTAAACCATTACAGAATAATAATATCCCTCTATATGTAAAATGCTTCCTTGATAGGAGTTTAAAAGGTAGTGTGATACGTAGTGAAGTGAGTAATTTGTTCTACCCACCATTGATCGTATTGAAGAAAAAGCAACTTTTACTGCAAGTAACAGCAAAGGATTTTTCTTTTATAACTGAAGATAAATTGAGCGAAATATATGGCATCCTGCACCAGTTGAATATCAAAGTAAACCTGATGCAAAACCAAGCAATTAGCTTCATCGCTTGTATAGACCATAAGGAAAGGAAACTAGCTCAACTGTTAGAGTTGTTGAGCAAGAATTATGAAGTATTTGACAATGAAGATGTGAGCCTGTTAACGATCAGGCACTATACACACGGTATGCTAGCCGACTTGACCAAAGGAAGGCATATATTGCTAGAACAACGCACAAAGGAAACAGTGCAAGTAGTAATGAAATAA
- the smc gene encoding chromosome segregation protein SMC: MRLKSLDIKGFKSFADKTHVALDHPITGVVGPNGCGKSNIVDAIRWVIGEHKIKSLRSDSLDDLIFNGSRTRNAAGMAEVSLTFENTRNLLPTEFTTVTITRKFYKNGESEYRLNDVACRLKDIHNLFLDTGVSNDSYAIIELGMVDDIIKDKDNSRRKMLEQAAGISIYKTRKKEAALKLNATEQDLARIEDLLFEIGNNLRTLESQAKKAERYFKIKEDYKEISVELAKASLEHFNDQYKELNEQQDNESDKKTALETQLNTDAAGLEEDKVKLIEKEQELNGLQKRFNELVNTIRQLESDKRLAAQKIDHLKEREQSLKEFLAGADEQLSKLKESIAFSEKQIEEETVTESKLKETLEVNRNAVDEKRVAFDNKKQALEALRATYQQKQRDQFDAEKKVAIADTSVMNLQRSLQQVQEEKEQRNSLIAQLQQEGADTAKQLEEKKGHLEELVDKHEAVKEKILQSQEFVENLRSQLVDENRKLDSKSNEHDLLKSLVESLEGYPDSIKFLSKHKEWNSDAPLLSDVFVVQNEYRSALENLLDSYLNYYVVNNIEEATQAVRLLDVNKKGKANFFISSQFETYQAASHNDPEGVIPALSVINIDDRYKPLAQHLLGHVYIAESDDDIANIGLQNGNVIVSKSGKQIRGKYTFGGGSVGLFEGNKIGRAKNLERLATEIEELTKSSASLKQQIADTHTMLTGFNQELNDKAIEETKREINRLENLSVNLQDKVKNYEHLNETGAERTNQLQDQLQETQEQIGDTREALEDINENLANLKEHIEEEESGFKAVEEEFNKATEAYNNQNIQYTRQHSKIESLKQELAFRSNQLDDLIRQIETNKEQLTQATAELDTTASTLTEGDDKLYGLMKQKETDESVLNEKDRVYYQFRNEISEREGLVNQKRREKEQVEALLASIKDKLGDMKLQLAGMKERLKVEFKVNLDEVLDEDRTTELTVDEITAEAERLKKRLDNMGEVNPTAIEAFTEMKVRHDFIVEQKDDLVSAKDSLMATIEEVENTANAKFKDTFDKVRENFVTVFKALFTEEDKCDLRLTDPENVADSGIEIYASPKGKKPSTLTQLSGGEKTLTSTAFLFAIYLIKPAPFCILDEVDAPLDDANVGKFTKMIRQFSDNSQFIIVTHNKQTMASVDVIYGVTMQEPGVSKLVPVDFRSLKNELQEN; this comes from the coding sequence TTGCGGTTAAAATCGTTAGATATAAAAGGGTTCAAGTCCTTTGCAGACAAAACCCATGTTGCGTTAGACCATCCTATAACTGGTGTAGTAGGGCCTAATGGTTGTGGTAAGTCAAATATTGTGGATGCCATACGTTGGGTGATAGGTGAGCATAAGATAAAGTCTTTACGTTCCGATAGTTTGGATGACCTGATCTTCAATGGCTCTCGTACGCGTAATGCTGCCGGTATGGCGGAGGTGTCTCTTACTTTTGAGAATACACGTAACTTATTGCCTACAGAGTTTACAACAGTAACCATTACACGTAAATTCTATAAGAATGGAGAGAGCGAGTACCGTCTGAATGATGTAGCGTGTAGATTAAAAGATATCCATAACCTTTTCCTTGACACAGGTGTTAGTAATGACTCCTACGCAATCATTGAATTGGGAATGGTGGATGACATTATCAAGGACAAGGATAACTCTCGTCGTAAGATGCTGGAGCAAGCAGCGGGTATTTCTATCTATAAAACCAGAAAGAAAGAAGCTGCATTAAAACTGAATGCTACCGAGCAAGATCTAGCACGTATTGAGGATCTGTTATTCGAGATAGGCAATAACCTAAGAACGCTTGAAAGTCAAGCAAAGAAAGCAGAACGTTATTTTAAAATAAAAGAGGACTACAAAGAGATCAGTGTAGAGCTAGCGAAGGCATCATTAGAACACTTTAACGATCAGTATAAGGAGCTTAATGAGCAACAGGATAATGAGTCGGACAAAAAGACGGCATTAGAGACACAGTTAAATACAGATGCTGCAGGTCTTGAAGAGGACAAGGTAAAGCTAATAGAGAAGGAGCAAGAGCTGAATGGACTCCAGAAAAGGTTTAATGAGCTGGTAAATACAATTCGCCAGTTGGAAAGTGACAAACGTCTTGCAGCCCAGAAGATAGATCATCTTAAAGAAAGAGAGCAGAGTTTGAAAGAGTTCTTAGCAGGTGCAGATGAGCAGCTAAGTAAGCTTAAAGAATCAATAGCGTTCTCTGAAAAGCAAATAGAAGAAGAAACTGTTACAGAAAGCAAACTAAAAGAAACATTAGAAGTCAACAGGAATGCCGTTGATGAAAAGCGTGTAGCTTTTGATAACAAGAAGCAGGCGCTAGAAGCATTACGTGCTACATATCAGCAGAAGCAAAGAGACCAGTTTGACGCTGAGAAGAAAGTGGCGATTGCAGATACTTCTGTAATGAACTTGCAAAGAAGTTTGCAGCAAGTGCAAGAAGAGAAGGAGCAAAGAAACTCGCTGATAGCTCAGTTGCAACAAGAAGGGGCAGATACAGCAAAACAGCTTGAAGAAAAGAAAGGTCATCTTGAAGAGCTAGTAGACAAGCATGAAGCTGTAAAAGAGAAAATATTACAGAGCCAAGAGTTTGTAGAAAACCTAAGGTCGCAACTTGTAGATGAAAATAGAAAGCTAGACTCCAAGTCTAACGAGCATGATCTATTGAAGTCGCTTGTTGAAAGTCTGGAAGGGTATCCTGATAGTATTAAATTCTTAAGTAAACACAAAGAGTGGAACAGTGATGCTCCATTATTATCCGATGTGTTTGTTGTACAGAATGAATATCGTTCTGCTTTAGAAAACCTGCTAGATAGTTATCTTAATTATTATGTGGTTAACAACATAGAGGAAGCAACTCAAGCAGTGAGATTGTTGGATGTAAATAAAAAGGGTAAAGCCAACTTCTTTATATCCAGTCAGTTCGAAACCTATCAGGCGGCAAGCCATAATGATCCGGAAGGTGTTATACCGGCATTAAGTGTCATTAACATTGATGACCGCTATAAGCCATTGGCGCAGCACTTGTTAGGGCATGTTTATATCGCGGAAAGCGATGATGATATAGCTAACATAGGACTGCAAAATGGTAACGTAATAGTATCAAAGAGTGGTAAACAAATAAGAGGTAAGTATACCTTTGGTGGAGGTTCTGTAGGGCTATTCGAAGGTAATAAGATAGGACGTGCTAAGAACTTAGAGCGTCTTGCAACAGAGATAGAAGAACTTACTAAATCTAGTGCATCACTTAAGCAGCAAATTGCTGACACACATACAATGCTTACTGGTTTCAACCAAGAGTTGAATGATAAGGCAATTGAGGAAACCAAGAGAGAGATTAATCGATTGGAGAATTTAAGTGTAAATCTTCAAGATAAGGTTAAGAACTACGAGCATCTTAATGAGACAGGAGCTGAGCGTACCAATCAGTTGCAAGATCAGTTGCAAGAAACTCAAGAGCAAATAGGAGATACTCGCGAGGCATTAGAGGATATCAATGAAAACCTAGCTAACCTAAAAGAGCATATTGAAGAAGAGGAGAGTGGTTTTAAAGCTGTAGAAGAAGAGTTCAACAAAGCTACAGAGGCTTATAATAACCAGAACATACAATATACTCGTCAGCATAGTAAAATAGAAAGCCTAAAACAGGAGTTAGCTTTCCGTTCCAATCAGCTAGATGACTTGATCAGGCAGATAGAGACGAATAAAGAACAGTTGACGCAGGCAACTGCCGAGTTAGATACAACAGCTTCTACGCTTACAGAAGGAGATGATAAGTTGTATGGTCTAATGAAGCAGAAAGAAACTGATGAGTCTGTGTTGAATGAGAAGGACAGGGTTTATTATCAGTTCAGAAATGAAATATCAGAGCGTGAAGGGTTGGTCAATCAAAAGAGAAGAGAGAAGGAACAAGTGGAAGCGCTACTAGCATCTATAAAAGATAAGCTGGGAGATATGAAGCTACAGCTGGCAGGAATGAAGGAGCGCTTGAAGGTAGAGTTTAAAGTGAACCTTGACGAAGTGCTGGATGAAGATAGGACCACAGAGCTAACAGTAGACGAAATAACTGCTGAGGCAGAGCGTTTAAAGAAGCGTTTGGATAATATGGGTGAAGTAAACCCAACAGCAATAGAAGCCTTTACTGAAATGAAAGTAAGGCATGACTTTATAGTAGAGCAGAAAGATGACCTTGTGAGTGCCAAAGATTCATTGATGGCTACTATAGAAGAAGTTGAAAATACTGCTAATGCTAAATTTAAAGACACCTTTGATAAGGTAAGAGAGAATTTTGTAACTGTATTTAAGGCTTTATTTACGGAAGAAGATAAGTGTGACTTGAGACTTACTGACCCTGAAAATGTTGCAGATAGCGGTATTGAGATATACGCTTCACCAAAGGGTAAAAAGCCAAGTACACTTACGCAACTATCGGGAGGAGAGAAGACATTGACGTCTACAGCTTTCTTGTTTGCTATTTATCTAATTAAGCCGGCACCATTCTGTATTCTGGATGAGGTTGATGCTCCTTTAGATGATGCTAACGTTGGAAAGTTTACCAAAATGATCAGACAGTTTAGCGACAACTCACAGTTTATCATTGTAACGCATAATAAGCAAACAATGGCATCTGTTGATGTAATATATGGTGTTACAATGCAAGAACCAGGTGTAAGTAAATTAGTGCCTGTTGACTTTAGAAGCTTAAAGAACGAATTGCAGGAAAACTAA